One genomic segment of Nocardioides cavernaquae includes these proteins:
- a CDS encoding sigma-70 family RNA polymerase sigma factor → MGTVLASDELADLYAAQRLSLVRLAVLLVDDLASAEDVVQDAFAAFAAYPELRHRDAAVGYLRTAVVNRSRSALRRRRTARTYVAPHDAAPPAPDDRYLLADEHREVLSALDQLAPRQREVLVLRYWSELSEAEIAEALGISRGAVKSTASRAIDALEKILEATR, encoded by the coding sequence ATGGGCACTGTGCTCGCCAGCGACGAACTCGCTGACCTCTACGCCGCCCAGCGGCTCAGCCTGGTCAGACTCGCGGTCCTCCTCGTCGACGACCTCGCCTCGGCCGAGGACGTCGTGCAGGACGCGTTCGCTGCCTTCGCAGCCTACCCGGAGCTGCGCCACCGCGACGCAGCCGTGGGCTACCTGCGCACGGCGGTCGTCAACAGGTCCCGCTCGGCCCTGCGCCGACGGCGTACGGCGCGGACCTATGTCGCCCCGCACGACGCCGCACCCCCTGCTCCGGACGACCGCTACCTGCTCGCCGACGAGCACCGCGAGGTGCTCTCCGCCCTGGACCAGCTCGCCCCGCGACAGCGTGAGGTGCTGGTGCTCCGCTACTGGTCGGAGTTGTCCGAGGCCGAGATCGCCGAGGCGCTCGGGATCAGCCGTGGTGCCGTGAAGTCCACCGCCAGCCGCGCGATCGACGCGCTCGAGAAGATCCTGGAGGCCACGCGATGA